The following are encoded together in the Streptomyces flavofungini genome:
- a CDS encoding VanZ family protein — MRQGSGGRGAAIRFRAAGGVLLAAHLLVVAWITLRPLDVPWVSAANLEPLAGIKADLARGPEQAARQIGGALLLLAPLGVLLPLVGGRLDVSRLASLARTVAAGALLSLGIELLQTGVPGQVVDVDSLLLNTLGVALAHVAVVPAARARLRRRRSSARPRAARLREDAPQGATPKIPRVGIAP; from the coding sequence GTGCGTCAAGGCTCGGGCGGGCGCGGTGCCGCCATTCGCTTTCGCGCGGCGGGAGGGGTTCTCCTCGCCGCGCATCTCCTGGTCGTCGCGTGGATCACGCTGCGCCCGCTGGACGTGCCCTGGGTGAGCGCCGCGAACCTGGAGCCGCTGGCCGGCATCAAGGCGGACCTGGCGCGCGGCCCGGAGCAGGCGGCCCGGCAGATCGGCGGGGCGCTGCTGCTGCTCGCGCCGCTCGGGGTGCTGCTCCCGCTGGTCGGGGGGCGGCTCGACGTCTCGCGCCTGGCGTCCCTGGCCCGCACGGTCGCGGCGGGCGCCCTGCTGTCGCTGGGCATCGAGCTGTTGCAGACCGGGGTGCCGGGTCAGGTCGTCGACGTCGACTCGCTGCTCCTGAACACACTGGGCGTGGCGCTCGCCCATGTCGCCGTGGTGCCCGCGGCGCGGGCCCGGCTGCGCAGGCGCCGCTCCTCCGCGCGGCCCCGTGCGGCCCGCCTCAGGGAGGATGCCCCTCAGGGGGCGACCCCGAAGATTCCCAGGGTCGGCATCGCTCCGTAG
- a CDS encoding PspC domain-containing protein — protein sequence MSALVRPTDGRMIGGVCAAIARRFGWSATTVRVAFVLSCLLPGPQFLLYIALWIVFPSENKAKTAW from the coding sequence ATGTCCGCCCTTGTCCGCCCCACCGACGGCCGCATGATCGGCGGCGTGTGCGCTGCCATCGCCCGCCGCTTCGGCTGGTCCGCCACGACCGTGCGCGTCGCGTTCGTGCTGTCCTGCCTGCTGCCAGGACCGCAGTTCCTGCTCTACATCGCCCTGTGGATCGTGTTCCCGAGCGAGAACAAGGCGAAGACTGCCTGGTGA